In Aspergillus nidulans FGSC A4 chromosome II, the genomic stretch CCGCAAGGGCCCGGTTTAAGTCGCAATAAGAGGCATACCCagtgggaaaaaaaaaatttgtCACTAAAAGGAGCAAACTGTGTGCTTTGACATAATCTTGTATCCAGGTTCTATTTACAGGCATATCTTCTCTGTCACCCAGTCCCAGGGATATCAGTAGCATTAATGAAACAATTGACGCCTATCCCACCATTTAAAGATCGTCCtcaaaaagcaaaagcagatAGTACACGTTGCCAGACCATGCAGAAAGGTAGTTTGTGAGGTATCAGAGACGGCTATGGCCGGTGCATAGCCCGAAAAAAATCATCTAGACTATGTTACAATCTCTTGTGAAGAGGGTTCCGCCCCAGTCTCtggcttgatgagctcctCGGGGGCATCCTCGTCGTTGACAAACTTCCGCTCGCTAATGCGTGCCTTTGCTTTAGCGGAGTCTGCGGTCCAGACTTTGTCGGCAAATGCACCTCTCTGGCCTTCGGCGTGCTTGTAAGGACAAGTAGGGTTAAGACAGGGATTGAATTTGCAGGCAGTCTGGAGATGCGTGAACTTGCAGTCGGGGGTGGAACAGTCAGCACCATTGCGGCACAGCGGCATCGAAGGATGCTTGAAATGACAGTGAGGATTCGTGCAGTTAGGGAAGAACCTGCAaagttcttctgcttgatgGGCTGATTTCACAGCTGGCGAGGGGTGCCTCCCAGTGCACTTGCGGTTTTTGCACGCCGCACCATAAGAGCACACGTCCGAAACATCAACAGGAGTACCCTCGGGGGCAGCGGGAGACTGATGCGCGAAGGGGCAGTCCTTCCTCGTGCAGCGAAGGTTGAAATGGCAAATGTTATCTGTGTTGTTTTCATCCTGGCCATTTTGCACGGCACCGTCGGAAGTCATGTCCATATCGGTGTCGTTATTTTTCGAGTCTGCACGTTGCGCTCGATTTCCAAAGGCCCCATGTTGACGGGGCCCTCTTGGGCGTTCAACTCGGTCCGACAAGGAGCGTTGTGGGCCAGACTGCTGAAACGCCGGGTTTATTGCCGGTGAGACAAAACCGGGCATGAGTTGtgccatcatcctcgcttGTTCTTCAAGGAGGGACATCAGATGCATCTGATCGTTCGGGTTCATGTTCATCAGGTTGCCCGCAGCACCTGCCATCTGGTTGTTCCCCATACCCATGCCACCGCGCCCACCAAACAGCCTTCCATTACCGTTCTGGTTAAAGCGCCCGCCCCTGTTTCCGCCGCGTGAATGAGAGTTTATTCGGCCGCCACCAGTCTGGTCGCGAATACGATGCAATCCAGAATCCCCGCGATCTAGGTTTCGGTTGATCTGGTTGAGCATTCTACCCCGACCTGCCTGGCCGCCTTGACGGCCGTTGCGCATTGACTTTGGTCCCGTAGGTCTGTGTCCCGGCGACATTAGTATGATTTCAAGTCTTTTTCATCAATGAATACCTACATTCCATCGCCGGAAATTCCGGCGTCACTCATGTTCGTATCAGATGACTGGGGTCCTTTTTCATGGCCTTGCACCTGAGACGTTGTGGTCTCTTGGTCGTCAAATGACGGAATCGCTTGGGCGTTGTCATTCGATGTCTGTGCACTCTGGCCATTGATTTGCTGGTTGAAAGCGTCGACTTGCTCAAAGAGCCATCTTGAAAAATCCACTGCTTGTGTATCGCCTTCGCCTAGCCCGAGGAGATCGTTTGAGAGTTCGCTGGCAATCTGTTCCTGAGTCTTGCCATTGACGAGCATTAAAATAACGTACTCAGTCAGCGCGGAATCGCTACTATCAGAACTCCAGCCCATCTCCACCAGTTTTGGTTGAATAGCATTGCTCAAAGCCTCCGCTAGAGGAGTGCCCACCGCAACGGTAGCCATCGTGGTTGCGCCGGCGCAAGAACCGGGGGGAGCGGAAtagggaagaggaaaagaaattTGAAGTCCTTTATCTTACGTCGTCCCTTGATCAAATCTGGATGAGAATATCCGTCAACTGATATAAAAAAGCCTGATCGACAAATTAGGGAGGTGTGGAAGACTGTCAAGGCTTGTTGATACTCGTCACAAAGCCCAAGACGAGTTCGAGATGATGAAAGGTGCCCAGAacaacttctccagccatTTATCACGTGACTCTATATGAGTGGCGTACAAACAAGCCTTATAAGTAAGGCATCAATTTCAGCAGTGTCCTCATTTTAATACTTGACGTCAGCGCCAATGAAATCGTAGCTTATTTGAGGTCCGGACAAACAAACCTATATGTTGATATCTACGCAACTCTACAATATCCGCTCACAAAGCACCGAAGATTAAGAGTACAGCTTGGATATAGAGAGAGCTAGGCCAGGAATCACAGCAACAAAGACAACAACTGAGGCACACCAAGGTATCTTTAGGTAGGCAGAACCAACTAAACCAAGGACTGAACATAGATGCTCACAGGGAACGGCGTGTACAGAGCGAGTTTACGCGAGCTTACCATTTTTGGCTTAGTTGACTATCATTGAAAGCAGCTGAGTCAGCATCGCGTCATGCAACCTAAGTTAATTTGGGCAGGAAGGGCGTGACGGAGTCCTTGGAAGTTCTTAATTCGAATTACTATGATCTTTAACCCAGCGATCCCAGTTAAGGTATGCTTTACTCTATTCCGTTTTCATATTGATATTGCTATTATTGTTAGTCTTTTGAGGTTCGGCTATGGTCATTCCTACAGCCGCAACTCGATAAGCCGACGCTAGCATTAGCTCCCCTGCGTCACGCGAACACCATCCGCTGGttgagcttcagctttcCTTAGTTCCCAtccaatatcctcatccttctcctcaCTCTTCCAAGGTCCTCGAAAATATCAATAAACCTCATTCTTGTTGCGCATTTGCAGTGATTATTATTAGTGTACTGTGGCAGTCGACCGGATAATGAGACCAGCGGCAGTCTCCCTGGGGTTGATCGGCGGCATCTCCGCCCTTGGAATTCCCCTCCCCGAGACTCTGGAACAGCTACCACTGAGTGATGCGCAGAAGCCTCTTGTGAGCTCTGAAGGGCTGCAGGCTCAGATTCATGTGAGCAACCTTCTCGATAGGGCCAAAGTCCTGTATAGCCTGGCAGAACGCGGAATAGATGAATACAATCATCCGACTCGTGTGATTGGCAGCAAGGGTACGTCCGACTGCCAGAACTGTACAACCTGCAAGAACTCATATTGGACGTCTAGGCCATTGGGGGACGTTGGATTATATTTACTCTACAATTATGGAACTAGGCGACTATTACGACGTTACAAACCAATCCTTTCCTGCTGTTTCTGGCAATGTTTTTGAATCTCGCCTCGTCCTTGGCCACGAGGTGCCAGCATCAGCCCGTCCTATGGGCTTAACCCCTCCCACCAAGAACAGAGAGCCAGTATACGGCTCGCTAATCCTTGTGTCGAACGAAGGATGCGACAAGGCCGACTATCCTTCTGAGCTCGCTGGGGCAATTGCCTTGATCCAACGCGGTACCTGTCCTTTCGGTACCAAATCAGAACTAGCTGGCAAAGCAGGCGCAGTTGCCGCGGTAGTATACAATAACGAGCATGGTGAAGTTAGCGGAACGTTGGGAACCCCATCACCTTACCACGTTGCTACTTTCGGCATATCTGATACTGACGCCGCACCCTACGTCCAGCAattgaaggagggaaagaaggtcgATTCGATTGCTTACATCGATGCAACAGTTGACACTATTTATACAACCAACATTATTGCGCAGACGAGGCGAGGGGACCCTGAAAACTGTGTAATGCTCGGAGGTCACAGTGACAGCGTCGCGGAAGGACCTGGTATCAATGACGACGGCTCTGGCACTCTGACCCTTCTGGAAGTTGCGACTCAACTTAGCAAATACGACGTAAACAACTGTGTACGCTTCGCTTGGTGggcggctgaggaggagggtctGTTGGGCTCCGACTATTATGTATCTGTTCTCAGCGAAGAGGAGAACCTGAAGATTCGTCTCTTCATGGATTATGACATGCTGGCTTCGCCCAATTTCGCCTATCAAGTCTACAATGCTACGAATGAGGTTAACCCTGTTGGATCCGAAGAGCTACGTGATCTTTACACCGAGTTCTACACTTCTCATGGGCTCAACTTCACATACATTCCGTTCGATGGGAGGAGTGATTACGATGGTTTCATTCGAAACGGCATTCCAGGCGGCGGTATCGCTACTGGTGCGGAAGGTGTGAAGAccgacgaggagcaggagatgtTTGGGGGAATTGCAGGCAACTGGTATGATCCATGCTATCATCAGTTGTGCGATGACCTCGGAAACGTCAACGCAACTGCTTGGGAGGTCAATAGCAAGGTATATTTTGAAATTCTCGGTGCTGGTACAAAGCTCACAGTTGACTCTTCTCGCAGCTGGTCGCCCACACTGTTGCCACCTACGCAGTGTCGTTTGAAGGATTCCCAAAGCGGACAACTACCAATGTTAAGTCCGTCGACCTCGAGAAGCGCAAGTATCACGGCCCTAAGCTACTCATGTAATATAAGCATGCCGACTGTCAAACAGCTGGATGCTGAGATAAGTGATCATGACCTTTATTTTTCTCTTGAATATACTCTCATTTCCTGTTCAAATAACCTGTTCCAAGAGAGAAATAACGCTAGTCACTAGTTGTTGTGCTCTTGCTTCCTCTGGGTACAGCACCTGGTGATAGTTTTAGAACCATGCAGAGGATATTGGGAGTATCCTCGTGCCAGGCAAACCAAGCCATGGTCTTAACGAAAAttcggctttctttcttGATCCCGACCAGATCACATACCTCAGCTGTCCGTGGCTGAGTAGGACCCAACTTCGTGTGGTACAGTGCCCACCAAATTTCCAATATGCCAATATTCTCTCCTAGTCATAGGGGTTTCTGGGCCCAAATTGCCACGTCAAACCCATACCTGGGACGTCCCGATGTCCAATATGCCTCACAATCAGAATCACCCCCGAGATTGCACTAGCGACCCTCGTGTTGCCAGTGGCCGTTTCCACGATAATTGTGAACCGCACACTCAACCCATCTAACCGTGTATTTTCCTGAATGGATCATGCCGTTAGACCAACTAGGCCAGCTTTCAATTCGAAAACCCTACCAATCAACTGGAGTTCTGGTCTGTAATAATCTGCGCATTACCATGAGTTTGTCGTTCTCAACCTATCTGACAGGGAGCAATCCCTTCTGCACGAGGCTCTTGGCTGGCTATCACACTGTTGCGCGTCTCCCGATCGGAGGGTACAGGTCGACGATCGAGCTGTCTAAAGGAAAACCAAGCGTCATAGATATCCAGAGTTTTTCTTGTGACCTGAACCCAAGATCCCGGTAGATGGGAGGATCTCGCGAGAGTTGGTATTTAGCCACCGCCAGCCGGAGAATGTTAACTTGTCCAACCTCTCCAGTAGAGCCAGTTGTCGATTCCGATCAATCAAAATCgaagagcttccagaagagcagtCATTCGGGTAGGCTCAGCAGGAAAAAATGCAGTCCGGCAAAGAGAAAGCCGATCGTTGCAAGGCAATTGGAATGTTCTGTTAGCTGCTTACTACGGTCATATGCTAACGTGTCTTCTCGGAAGACTGTACAAAATCAGAAACGCGTAGCCTTGACAGTGAGTCGGTCGACTGGAAGCATACCGGGACTAGTTCCACTAGTGTCGACTTCTTCACTGGCGAAGCTCTCGTTAATGATTGGCGTCCAACCTACGAAGATGCTCACTCACTGGAGTTAGAAACCAGCGGTGTCACAGAAGCCTATGTAGAAGGATACTCATTTTAGTTGCGTCGTTAGTATTTGGGAGCTGAACAACAGAGCACTATATCAAACATGTCTTAAGCAGATTTCAGGCCTTGTATTCGTGCCTAGCAACAAGTTGCGTTCTGAGTAGCACTAGCACATATTGGCCAAAAGGGCTGACCTAGTAATCCATAATAATTGTTTGATGTAGAGCTCACATCGATAGACTGAAACCGACAGTCGAACACATATTTATACAGACAGAAACGTAGCACAGACGAACATGTTAGACGTATCATCTCACGTGATGGTGTGCGACAACAGCCTGAATCAGTCTGAGCCAtgttcttttctcttttccctgCACTAAGAGATCATCGAATCTCCATCGTCGAGTTTTCGCACCAGCGACAAAAGAGGCCACTTAGTGATATCATCACAAGATGCTCGGAGACGGTCAAATGCCAAAACCGAAGCCGCTAAACGCGGGGTTCGCAAGCTCTCCCCAATGGGGTATGGAACTGCCCTGCCTAGGTATTCTCGAACATGTGCTCATGAAGGCTCTCGCTTTCTCCCCACGCTGAATGGCCGCTCTCCATAATCTTTATGGTCAATGCTCATAACCCAGTGGAGTCATGGACTCATGGAATGTTTCATCACATAAGCCATTCATGTCTACAAATTTCGCCCATTCCCCGCTGTCGCAAGCTGCAGAGAATGAAGTACGCCCGCTTCTCTGAAACCATATCTGGTCACGGCACATCGCGCTTGTCGGCTCAAAGATgattgaagagctcgtgAGCAAGACAACGCCTGGACAGGCGGTCGTGTACCTGCTTGGGgcattcttcctcgcctgtTTGGCTCGCAAGATCCAAGTGCAATGGCAACTCTCGCGTCTGGGTAGCAGAGCCCCTAAGATACCGTTTCGTCTTCCATATGGTTTGTTAATCCCCTCAATCTCTAGAAACTCCCATGCTGACCGGCGACTCTCTTCAGCCATGGACTTCATCTACAAGTCCATGCAAGCGAACAAATCGGACCAGGACCTCGAGTACTTTACTGACGTTATGAGAAACGCCAAAGGCGCGCCTTTGGCTGAGGATAAGAAAACAGTGGAATTGGATGCTGGGATCTCAAGCCGTATCATATTTACTCGGGATCCGGAGAATATTAAGGCCATACTTACGGGACAGTTCTCCGACTATGGCAAAGGCGAGTCCTTCCATCGCGACTGGCGCGAGTTTCTGGGAGACAGCATCTTCGTGACCGATGGCGAACAGTGGTCTGCCTCGCGGCATCTCATCCGGCCTATGTTTGTACGAGACCGTCTTGTGGATACGGAGATATTTGAGAAGCACGTTCAACATCTGATTCCCCTACTGGCTGGTAACAACGAAAGCAAAATTGTGGATGTCACTTCCCTGTTTTTCCGCTATACCTTGGATGCTGCTACCAACTACCTCCTCGGTCAAGGAACAGATAGCCTTCAAAACCCGGAAACAGAATTCGCCGAGGCTTTCCGCTACGTGCAACGCCGCCAGGCACAATACTTTCGGCTGGGGTAAATTTGCCTATATCCTTAGGTCGACTGGTGTATGCTGATTCTTCATAAGTGTGTTCAAGTTCGTGCTCTCCCGAACAGAATTCCGTCGCCAACTGAAGGTAATGGATGACTTCATAAAACCCTACATTGACCGTGTCCTCGCCATGTCGCCCGCCGAACTAGACCAAAAACTCTCCAAAAGCGACACCTTCCTCCACGCATTGGCTCGCTTCACTCGTGACCGCCGCACTCTTCGCGACCAACTCGTTGCCATCCTCCTTGCCGGCCGCGACACAACAGCTGCCACTCTATCATTCTGTCTCTTTGAATTAGCCCGCAACCCAGAGGTCACCGCCAAACTCCGCGAAGAGATCGCATCGCGCCTGGGCCTCGGCGCCTCCGCCCAAAAGCCCTCTTACACGGACCTCAAGGAAATGAAATACCTCAATGCCGTCCTCAATGAATCAATGCGCCTTTACCCCGTCGTCCCATTCAACGTCCGCTTCTCCCTAAAGGACACAACCCTCCCGCGCGGCGGCGGACCCGACGGCCTCGCCCCCGTCGCCGTCAGAGCCGGCACCCGCGTCGTCTATTCCACAATGATTATGCAGCGCAGCCCAGAAAACTACGATCCCCCATCTGCACCGAACTACTTCGATCCCGCGCAATGGAACCCGGAGCGCTGGCTCTCGGGATGGCAACCGAAACCATGGCAGTTTATTCCGTTCAATGGGGGCCCGCGAATCTGCATTGGTCAGCAATTTGCGATGATTGAGATGGGATACACAGTTGTTAGAATCTTGCAGGCGTTTGAGCGCATTCAGGCAGTGCCCGAGGCTGGTAAGAGTGTGGTTGAAGACCCAAGGTTGAGGTTTGAGGTTACTCTTACACCGGCTTCAGAGTTGAATTGTGTTTTTGTGAGAGATggggaagggagggaagaTGAGAAGATTTCTCGATAAGGAGAAGCGTAATGTTTGAATGGATAATGATCGACCGGTAAATATAGTTATACTACGGAGTTAATGCATTATGCGGTGCCGAAAGCTGAGCAAAAGTGGCtgtcctttttttttataaaaaACATTTCTATCCCTATATCAGATCCATGGGGGATCATTACAGATCAAACGACTTGTTTATACAAGGTCAGGGTTACGAATTCAAGGTTGAGAAATAACCCTAAGTATGAACCCAAACTCAAAAGTAGGTAACCTTAACCTTACCcaacctcttcagcctctgtAAAATCTCTAACTTCCTCAACTCCAGAAACAAGTCCTgatcatcagcatcctccaaaTCCCCCGAGATATTAATCCACGGCGTGCCCTTTGATAGCACCAAATCCCCATTCATTTTCGCCGACAACAATGGTGACACAATGTTGCTAGGGGCAGTGGCAGAAGCCGCGTCAACAACCCCCTTATGACCGTTACTCAGATCCACCTTCTGAGTAGGCTTCCCCTCAGTGTCTCTGTGCTCCGTTGCGTGCGATTTATCGCCAACCCACCCTCTACACATGCTCACTGCCTTTTCCCAGAGGGAAAATTGCTCGCGGCTTATGTCCTGACTCGTCTGCGGGCGGAAGACTGTACCCCCGGCACGGTTGATGTCGCGGAGCTCGGCGAAGTTGCGCCAGAGACCGACAGCTAGGCCTGCGGCAATGGCGGCGCCGAGGGCGGTTGTTTCGCGCATCTTGGGGCGGTAAacggggatggagatgaggtcGGCTTGGATCTTTTGCATTGGAAAGAAGGATATATCAGTATGGAGTTCTCTGTATTTAGGCAGGGGTAGAGAGTTATCCGTTCTGTACCTGCATAGCGAGATCCGAGTTGCTCATTCCTCCATCAACAGCGAGCTCGAATAGGGCGTGTCCGCTGTCTTTCTCCATGGCATTCAGAATTGCCTTGGTTTGGAAGCAGGTCGCTTCCAGTGTTGCTCGGGCAATGTGGCCCTTCTGGGTATATTGGGTGATCCCAACTATTTTGTATTAGTATTAGCATATGAGGGTAAATTTGAGAAGTTCCAGCTTACATATAGTTCCCTTTGCATCATCGATCCAATACGGAGCGTAAAGTCCGCTAAACGCGGTAACGAAAACACACCCGCCGTTGTCTTCCACAGTTAAAGCCAAGTCGTTAACTTCCTTAGACTCCCTGAAGAACTCTAAATTATTCTGAAGGAATTTGATTCCAGATCCACCAACCGCTATGCTTCCTTCGAGCGCATATACTGGTCGTCCATCGAAATTATACGCTATAGTCGCCAGAAGGCCGTGCTTGGAGATAACTGGTTTGTCCCCGACGTTGTACAGCAGGAAGCATCCTGTGCCATATGTATTCTTGGCCATGCCGGGGGAGAACCCTTTTTGCCCTACAAGGGCTGAGGACTGATCTCCCAAGCATCCCATGATAGGAACCCCCGCAAGCCTGCCGTTGGAGAGTGCACCGTAGGCTGTGACATCTGAAGAAGGAACAATTTTGGGCAGGTGTACTCGGCCCTTAATGCCAAAGAAATCCAGCAAGAAGTCGTCGTATCCCAGTGTCTCTAGGTTCATGAACATTGTACGTGAGGCGTTCGTACAATCAGAGACGAAAACATTGGCAGCGCTTCCGCCGTTCAGTCGGTAAACCAACCAGGCATCAACAGTTCC encodes the following:
- a CDS encoding protein CYP539D1 (transcript_id=CADANIAT00004778) gives rise to the protein MIEELVSKTTPGQAVVYLLGAFFLACLARKIQVQWQLSRLGSRAPKIPFRLPYGLLIPSISRNSHADRRLSSAMDFIYKSMQANKSDQDLEYFTDVMRNAKGAPLAEDKKTVELDAGISSRIIFTRDPENIKAILTGQFSDYGKGESFHRDWREFLGDSIFVTDGEQWSASRHLIRPMFVRDRLVDTEIFEKHVQHLIPLLAGNNESKIVDVTSLFFRYTLDAATNYLLGQGTDSLQNPETEFAEAFRYVQRRQAQYFRLGVFKFVLSRTEFRRQLKVMDDFIKPYIDRVLAMSPAELDQKLSKSDTFLHALARFTRDRRTLRDQLVAILLAGRDTTAATLSFCLFELARNPEVTAKLREEIASRLGLGASAQKPSYTDLKEMKYLNAVLNESMRLYPVVPFNVRFSLKDTTLPRGGGPDGLAPVAVRAGTRVVYSTMIMQRSPENYDPPSAPNYFDPAQWNPERWLSGWQPKPWQFIPFNGGPRICIGQQFAMIEMGYTVVRILQAFERIQAVPEAGKSVVEDPRLRFEVTLTPASELNCVFVRDGEGREDEKISR
- a CDS encoding uncharacterized protein (transcript_id=CADANIAT00004777) yields the protein MRPAAVSLGLIGGISALGIPLPETLEQLPLSDAQKPLVSSEGLQAQIHVSNLLDRAKVLYSLAERGIDEYNHPTRVIGSKGHWGTLDYIYSTIMELGDYYDVTNQSFPAVSGNVFESRLVLGHEVPASARPMGLTPPTKNREPVYGSLILVSNEGCDKADYPSELAGAIALIQRGTCPFGTKSELAGKAGAVAAVVYNNEHGEVSGTLGTPSPYHVATFGISDTDAAPYVQQLKEGKKVDSIAYIDATVDTIYTTNIIAQTRRGDPENCVMLGGHSDSVAEGPGINDDGSGTLTLLEVATQLSKYDVNNCVRFAWWAAEEEGLLGSDYYVSVLSEEENLKIRLFMDYDMLASPNFAYQVYNATNEVNPVGSEELRDLYTEFYTSHGLNFTYIPFDGRSDYDGFIRNGIPGGGIATGAEGVKTDEEQEMFGGIAGNWYDPCYHQLCDDLGNVNATAWEVNSKLVAHTVATYAVSFEGFPKRTTTNVKSVDLEKRKYHGPKLLM
- a CDS encoding glycerol kinase (transcript_id=CADANIAT00004779), with amino-acid sequence MDPAKIFVGSIDQGTTSTRFLIFNREGDPVASHQVEFKQIYPNPGWHEHDPLELVSSVETCIEEAVKQFEINGYDQQSIKAVGITNQRETTVVWDHETGEPLYNAIVWTDTRSQAVVDELKKKPGASQLQQICGLPLSTYSSSSKLLWMLTNVPKVKEAYEKGTLAFGTVDAWLVYRLNGGSAANVFVSDCTNASRTMFMNLETLGYDDFLLDFFGIKGRVHLPKIVPSSDVTAYGALSNGRLAGVPIMGCLGDQSSALVGQKGFSPGMAKNTYGTGCFLLYNVGDKPVISKHGLLATIAYNFDGRPVYALEGSIAVGGSGIKFLQNNLEFFRESKEVNDLALTVEDNGGCVFVTAFSGLYAPYWIDDAKGTIFGITQYTQKGHIARATLEATCFQTKAILNAMEKDSGHALFELAVDGGMSNSDLAMQIQADLISIPVYRPKMRETTALGAAIAAGLAVGLWRNFAELRDINRAGGTVFRPQTSQDISREQFSLWEKAVSMCRGWVGDKSHATEHRDTEGKPTQKVDLSNGHKGVVDAASATAPSNIVSPLLSAKMNGDLVLSKGTPWINISGDLEDADDQDLFLELRKLEILQRLKRLGKVKVTYF
- a CDS encoding mRNA-binding protein NAB2 (transcript_id=CADANIAT00004776); the protein is MATVAVGTPLAEALSNAIQPKLVEMGWSSDSSDSALTEYVILMLVNGKTQEQIASELSNDLLGLGEGDTQAVDFSRWLFEQVDAFNQQINGQSAQTSNDNAQAIPSFDDQETTTSQVQGHEKGPQSSDTNMSDAGISGDGIPTGPKSMRNGRQGGQAGRGRMLNQINRNLDRGDSGLHRIRDQTGGGRINSHSRGGNRGGRFNQNGNGRLFGGRGGMGMGNNQMAGAAGNLMNMNPNDQMHLMSLLEEQARMMAQLMPGFVSPAINPAFQQSGPQRSLSDRVERPRGPRQHGAFGNRAQRADSKNNDTDMDMTSDGAVQNGQDENNTDNICHFNLRCTRKDCPFAHQSPAAPEGTPVDVSDVCSYGAACKNRKCTGRHPSPAVKSAHQAEELCRFFPNCTNPHCHFKHPSMPLCRNGADCSTPDCKFTHLQTACKFNPCLNPTCPYKHAEGQRGAFADKVWTADSAKAKARISERKFVNDEDAPEELIKPETGAEPSSQEIVT